In Rhizobium sp. ARZ01, a genomic segment contains:
- a CDS encoding ABC transporter substrate-binding protein, which translates to MNATIRTLLAGIAILIPLATPGAAETLRWASSGDVISYDPNAQVDSFTQSVQHMVFDPLVRRNKDLVLEPALATSWEIIEPTRWRFNLRQGVKFHEGQPFNADDVVATIQRQIDPGARNKENLSTVTGVEKVDEYTVDLILRGPYPLLLNDLAAIYMMSKPWMEEHDALKPGNASTGVVTYASNHANGTGAFKLKSYEPDSRSVFEANKEWWDKPQHNLDEVEFRPIASDATRVAALLSGEVDMIAPVPLQDIDRIAATEGLKVVENPSLRTIFLVLSQRPELHATPGKPNPLRDVRVRQALWHAIDVNTIQKRLMRGKSRVTGMLVAPAVTGYDETIDVPLPYDVEKAKALLAEAGYPDGFKTGLACPNDRYIADEQICLAVASMWAKIGVEAGLSVESKTTYFPRTDKGEFDSYLLGWASLPPMDGFSVLQALLATNDGTFGGSNTDGLSNPDIDKLAHAAAVELDEAKRVDMLKQAFRINRDQVHYLPLHQQPVAWAMSDKVDMPQFPDEYVRPWFAQVKR; encoded by the coding sequence GTGAACGCCACCATCAGGACCCTTTTGGCAGGGATTGCCATCCTCATTCCTCTCGCTACACCGGGCGCTGCCGAGACGCTGCGCTGGGCTTCGTCTGGGGATGTCATCTCCTACGACCCGAACGCGCAGGTCGACAGCTTCACCCAGAGCGTCCAGCACATGGTTTTCGACCCGCTGGTTCGCCGCAACAAGGATCTGGTGCTGGAGCCGGCGCTCGCCACTTCCTGGGAAATCATCGAACCGACCCGCTGGCGCTTCAATCTGCGTCAGGGCGTGAAATTTCACGAGGGACAACCGTTCAACGCCGACGACGTGGTGGCGACAATCCAGCGCCAGATCGATCCCGGTGCACGCAACAAGGAAAACCTCTCTACCGTCACCGGTGTCGAGAAGGTAGACGAGTACACTGTCGACCTCATCCTGCGCGGCCCCTATCCGCTGCTTCTCAACGATCTCGCCGCCATCTACATGATGAGCAAGCCGTGGATGGAGGAGCATGACGCGCTGAAGCCGGGCAATGCATCGACCGGCGTCGTTACCTACGCGAGCAACCACGCCAATGGCACCGGTGCCTTCAAATTGAAGAGCTACGAGCCGGATTCCCGCTCGGTCTTCGAGGCGAACAAGGAGTGGTGGGACAAGCCGCAACATAATCTGGACGAGGTCGAGTTCCGTCCGATCGCTTCCGACGCCACCCGGGTCGCAGCGCTACTGTCAGGCGAAGTCGACATGATCGCCCCGGTGCCGCTGCAGGATATTGATCGCATCGCTGCCACCGAGGGGCTGAAGGTCGTCGAAAACCCGTCACTGCGTACGATCTTTCTCGTCCTGAGCCAGCGGCCAGAACTTCATGCGACCCCGGGCAAGCCCAATCCGCTGCGCGACGTCAGGGTACGTCAGGCCCTGTGGCACGCCATCGACGTCAATACGATCCAGAAGCGCTTGATGCGCGGCAAGTCGCGCGTCACCGGTATGCTCGTCGCTCCGGCGGTGACCGGCTACGACGAAACGATCGACGTGCCGCTGCCCTATGACGTCGAGAAAGCCAAGGCGCTGCTGGCGGAAGCTGGCTACCCCGATGGTTTCAAGACTGGGCTCGCTTGCCCTAACGACCGCTACATCGCCGACGAACAGATCTGCCTGGCGGTGGCATCGATGTGGGCCAAGATCGGCGTCGAAGCCGGTCTGAGCGTCGAGAGCAAGACGACCTATTTCCCGCGTACGGACAAGGGCGAGTTCGACAGCTACCTTCTCGGATGGGCCTCCCTGCCGCCAATGGACGGTTTCAGCGTGCTGCAGGCTTTGCTCGCCACCAATGACGGGACCTTTGGTGGCAGCAATACCGACGGGCTCTCCAACCCTGACATCGACAAGCTGGCTCATGCGGCTGCTGTGGAACTCGATGAGGCCAAGCGCGTCGACATGCTGAAGCAGGCGTTCCGCATCAACCGTGATCAGGTTCACTACCTGCCGCTGCACCAGCAGCCGGTCGCCTGGGCGATGAGCGACAAGGTCGACATGCCGCAGTTCCCGGATGAATACGTTCGCCCGTGGTTCGCACAGGTCAAGAGGTAA
- a CDS encoding ABC transporter permease gives MIRLLSVRLLQAILVMLAVTAIAFVMFRFVGDPVAAMVREGATQAEKDALRATLGLDKPLVVQFFDFVGRVLAGDLGTSFRYQQPVVSLLFNRLPATLELVVVATVLALAIGIPLGVLTALKPRSFLSRLTQSATLVGISMPTFVTGLLLILVFAVNLRWLPSSGRGDLVDLGLWQTGFLSISGLKSLILPSITLALFQLTLIMRLVRSEMIDVLSSDYIRFAFARGLPKSYIYGKLALRNALMPVVTVTGLQIGQLVAFAIVTETVFQWPGMGLLFTNAVGYPDIPVLSAYLLFVGFLFVFINMIVDILYTFIDPRLRTN, from the coding sequence ATGATCAGACTTCTCTCGGTCAGGTTGCTCCAGGCCATCCTCGTGATGCTCGCCGTCACGGCCATTGCCTTCGTCATGTTCCGCTTCGTTGGTGATCCGGTCGCCGCCATGGTGCGTGAGGGCGCGACCCAGGCGGAAAAGGATGCGTTGCGCGCGACGCTCGGCCTCGACAAGCCGCTCGTGGTGCAGTTTTTCGATTTCGTCGGCAGAGTGCTGGCTGGCGACCTCGGCACGAGCTTCCGATACCAGCAGCCCGTGGTGAGCCTGCTCTTCAACCGGCTTCCCGCCACGCTGGAGCTTGTCGTCGTCGCAACCGTCCTGGCGCTTGCGATCGGCATCCCGCTCGGCGTGCTCACCGCACTAAAGCCGAGGTCCTTCCTCTCCCGGCTCACCCAGTCGGCAACGCTGGTCGGCATTTCCATGCCCACCTTCGTCACCGGCCTGCTGTTGATCCTGGTGTTCGCCGTCAACCTGCGCTGGCTCCCCTCCTCCGGTCGCGGTGATCTCGTCGACCTCGGGCTGTGGCAAACTGGTTTCCTATCGATCTCCGGTCTGAAATCGCTGATCCTGCCGTCGATCACGCTGGCGCTGTTCCAACTGACGCTGATCATGCGGTTGGTGCGTTCGGAGATGATCGACGTGCTCTCCTCCGACTACATCCGCTTTGCATTCGCGCGCGGCCTGCCGAAATCCTACATCTATGGCAAGCTGGCGCTGCGCAATGCGCTTATGCCGGTCGTCACCGTCACCGGTCTTCAGATCGGCCAGCTTGTCGCTTTCGCCATCGTCACCGAAACAGTGTTCCAGTGGCCTGGCATGGGGCTGCTTTTCACCAATGCGGTCGGCTATCCGGATATCCCGGTTCTCTCGGCCTACCTGCTGTTCGTCGGCTTCCTGTTCGTGTTCATCAACATGATCGTCGACATTCTCTACACCTTCATCGACCCCCGGCTGAGGACGAATTGA
- a CDS encoding ABC transporter permease, whose amino-acid sequence MTRQSLLYRLPPVSVMIAGIVLAIMLVLVIFAPLIAPMDPRDVSSYSLMDMEIPPAFMVGGDPRFLLGTDNQGRDLVSVILFGLRISVLIGIGAVLFAAMVGVLLGLIAGFFGGIVDSIVMRIADVLVSFPTILVALLISGIARAQLSADTMLTWAPLVLIFSIAVNEWVQYARTVRASTMVEVARDYVRAAKVIGLPSGRIMGRHILPNVMSSVMVIATINLAGAILTEATLSFLGAGMPPTYPSLGTLIRIGNQFLFSGLWWIAVMPATVLVILVLAVNVIGDYLRDRFNPKLAER is encoded by the coding sequence ATGACCCGGCAATCCCTGCTCTATCGGCTTCCCCCGGTTTCCGTGATGATCGCAGGCATCGTCCTGGCAATCATGCTGGTTCTGGTGATCTTCGCCCCGCTGATTGCACCGATGGATCCGCGCGACGTGTCCTCCTATTCGCTGATGGACATGGAAATACCGCCGGCCTTCATGGTGGGCGGCGACCCCCGCTTTCTGCTCGGCACCGACAACCAGGGACGCGATCTCGTCTCGGTCATCCTGTTCGGCCTGCGCATCTCGGTGCTGATCGGCATCGGCGCGGTCCTGTTCGCGGCGATGGTCGGGGTCTTGCTCGGCCTGATCGCCGGATTCTTTGGCGGCATCGTCGACAGCATCGTGATGCGCATCGCTGACGTGCTCGTCAGTTTCCCGACCATTCTCGTCGCTTTGCTCATCAGCGGCATCGCCCGCGCGCAGCTCAGCGCCGATACGATGCTCACCTGGGCGCCGCTCGTGCTGATCTTCTCCATCGCGGTCAATGAGTGGGTGCAATATGCCCGCACGGTGCGCGCCTCGACGATGGTGGAGGTGGCGCGCGACTATGTGCGTGCCGCCAAGGTGATCGGCCTGCCCTCCGGCCGCATCATGGGCCGGCATATCCTGCCAAACGTTATGAGTTCGGTGATGGTGATTGCCACGATCAATCTCGCCGGCGCGATCCTGACGGAGGCTACCCTCTCCTTTCTCGGTGCTGGCATGCCGCCCACCTATCCCTCGCTCGGCACCTTGATCCGCATCGGCAACCAGTTCCTGTTTTCCGGGCTCTGGTGGATTGCCGTGATGCCGGCGACCGTTCTGGTTATCCTCGTGCTGGCCGTCAACGTCATCGGCGACTACCTGCGCGATCGCTTCAACCCCAAGCTGGCGGAGCGTTGA
- a CDS encoding ankyrin repeat domain-containing protein — MTEKLHRAAGANDTAAIRTLLSQGADLEARDGRGRTALLVATHASRIDAAAALIEAGADVNAKDAIDDSPYLYAGARGFTEILKLTLTHGADLKSTNRYGGTALIPAAERGHVEVVELLIAAGVDVDHVNKLGWTALLEAIILADGGPRHVEIVKQLLAAGANPRLADGDGVTPLQYARQRGYGAMAELLQEAGG; from the coding sequence ATGACTGAAAAGCTTCACCGCGCCGCCGGCGCCAATGACACTGCGGCCATCCGTACGCTTCTCTCGCAAGGGGCGGATCTGGAGGCACGCGACGGCCGCGGCCGGACGGCGCTGCTCGTCGCCACCCACGCAAGCCGGATCGATGCCGCAGCGGCGCTGATCGAGGCGGGCGCCGACGTCAATGCCAAGGACGCCATTGACGACAGCCCCTATCTCTATGCCGGCGCCAGGGGGTTCACCGAGATCCTGAAGCTGACGCTCACGCACGGCGCCGATCTGAAGAGCACCAACCGCTACGGTGGAACGGCGCTTATTCCCGCCGCAGAGCGCGGGCATGTCGAAGTCGTGGAACTGCTGATCGCGGCAGGGGTGGATGTCGACCACGTCAACAAGCTCGGTTGGACCGCGCTGCTGGAGGCGATCATCCTTGCCGACGGTGGTCCGCGCCATGTCGAAATCGTCAAGCAACTGCTAGCAGCCGGTGCCAATCCCCGGCTTGCGGACGGCGACGGCGTAACACCGCTCCAGTACGCCCGTCAGCGTGGCTATGGCGCCATGGCAGAACTGTTGCAGGAGGCCGGTGGGTAG
- a CDS encoding cyanate transporter, protein MPQKTQPAAGRRWILLALVVLIALNLRPFLTAPGPVLTEIVVDTGMGYSSLALLTLLPMMLMGVGAFISPVLQAIIGTRRGILIALLVLAAGSLLRLVAPDGTSLILTAALCGAGVAFIQAAFPGIIKAEFPRNIPVVTGLYSAMLMGGGALGARLTPLLVNHGFGWRSALALLAAPALIAFGAAFFILSDSRSRRPDKTLTGRLLRRPRTWTLILAFGLVNAGYSSVVAWLAPYYQTLGWSNGDSGSLVALMAICQAVAALGLPILARRSIDRRSFLSLTLLMQAVGFAGLAFLPQVAPIVWVGLCGAGLGSSFALAIVTALDHLPRPEEAGVLVALMQGGGFLLASLGPFATAFLHDISGSFAAGWMMHLVCIASVLFLYLRFNPAHYAQAMQVQIEPPPSSVRQGI, encoded by the coding sequence ATGCCGCAAAAGACCCAGCCCGCAGCGGGCCGGCGATGGATATTGCTCGCTCTCGTCGTGCTGATCGCGCTCAATCTGCGTCCGTTTCTGACCGCACCGGGGCCGGTGCTGACCGAGATCGTCGTCGATACCGGCATGGGTTACAGCAGTCTCGCACTGCTCACACTGCTGCCGATGATGCTGATGGGCGTCGGCGCTTTCATCTCACCGGTCCTACAGGCCATCATTGGCACGCGCCGCGGCATTCTCATTGCCCTGCTGGTGCTGGCGGCAGGCTCCCTGCTGCGGCTCGTCGCGCCAGACGGAACCTCGCTGATATTGACAGCCGCCCTTTGTGGCGCTGGTGTCGCCTTTATCCAGGCAGCCTTCCCCGGCATCATCAAGGCCGAGTTTCCGAGGAACATTCCGGTAGTTACGGGGCTCTATTCCGCCATGCTCATGGGTGGCGGGGCCCTGGGAGCACGGCTGACGCCGCTGCTCGTCAATCATGGCTTTGGCTGGCGATCGGCGCTCGCCTTGCTCGCCGCTCCGGCACTCATTGCGTTCGGCGCAGCCTTCTTCATCCTGTCGGATTCACGCAGCCGTCGCCCGGACAAGACCCTGACCGGCCGGCTGCTGCGTCGCCCGCGCACCTGGACGCTGATCCTCGCTTTCGGTCTGGTCAATGCCGGCTATTCCTCTGTCGTGGCCTGGCTCGCCCCTTACTATCAGACGCTCGGCTGGAGCAACGGCGACAGCGGCAGCCTGGTGGCGCTGATGGCTATCTGCCAGGCGGTCGCCGCCCTCGGCCTGCCGATTTTGGCCCGCCGCAGCATCGATCGCCGTTCCTTTCTATCCCTGACGTTGTTGATGCAGGCGGTCGGCTTTGCCGGTCTGGCCTTTCTGCCGCAAGTGGCGCCGATTGTCTGGGTCGGCTTGTGCGGCGCCGGCCTCGGCAGCAGCTTCGCACTGGCAATCGTTACCGCCCTCGATCATCTGCCGCGGCCAGAGGAAGCTGGGGTACTGGTGGCACTGATGCAGGGCGGCGGCTTCCTGCTCGCCTCACTGGGTCCCTTCGCGACCGCTTTCCTCCATGACATCAGTGGCAGCTTCGCCGCGGGCTGGATGATGCATCTCGTCTGCATTGCCAGCGTCTTGTTCCTCTATCTGCGCTTTAATCCCGCGCATTACGCGCAAGCGATGCAGGTGCAGATCGAACCGCCACCGTCGTCGGTGAGACAGGGAATTTGA
- a CDS encoding amidohydrolase family protein: MTTLPASGRIDGPVLLTARWVVGHRDDRHVIYDDGVVVFEGDKVVFVGHDYPGEVAERIDYGNAILSPGFVDLDALSDLDTTVLAFDNQPSWKKGRVWPKSYMDRAYEMYTQEELAFQKHYAFAQLIRNGVTTALPIASLFYREWGETDAEFSAAADAAHELGLRVYLGPAYRTGNSYVDDNGKIAFHYDEERGFKSFAASLAFAERIEGLASPLVRAMLAPDRLETNTPEMMRRTADAGRDLDIPIRQHSCQSELEFNRITGAYDMTPLEWMDSLGVLNERMLLPHGEYVAGTRNVDRPGRDLDILKNAGATLVHCPVVSGRHGGFMDSFSKFRDMGVRIGLGTDTWPCDFIQNMQVGVMISRVMDGSIDSVRSEHYFDAATLGGADALRRPDLGRLQAGAKADIIVIDMGHDRIGHVIDPIQTLMMSSSGRDVTDVIIDGRFVMVDGKIPGFDAKAEQERAQRQFDGVVARYPERTYGHPPVEEIFSSSYPRYRRGV, from the coding sequence ATGACGACACTTCCTGCCTCCGGCCGCATCGACGGCCCGGTCCTTCTCACCGCCCGCTGGGTCGTCGGCCATCGCGATGACCGCCATGTGATTTATGACGACGGCGTCGTCGTATTCGAGGGCGACAAGGTCGTCTTTGTCGGGCACGACTATCCGGGCGAGGTCGCCGAGCGCATCGACTATGGCAATGCCATCCTCTCGCCCGGCTTCGTCGATCTCGACGCGCTTTCCGACCTCGACACGACTGTGCTTGCCTTCGACAATCAGCCCTCCTGGAAGAAGGGACGCGTCTGGCCGAAGAGCTACATGGACCGCGCCTACGAAATGTACACGCAGGAAGAACTCGCCTTCCAGAAGCACTATGCCTTCGCGCAGCTCATCCGCAATGGCGTCACCACCGCACTGCCGATCGCCTCGCTGTTTTACCGCGAATGGGGCGAGACCGACGCGGAATTCTCCGCCGCCGCCGATGCCGCGCACGAGCTTGGCCTGCGTGTCTATCTTGGCCCGGCCTATCGCACCGGCAACAGCTATGTCGACGACAACGGCAAGATCGCCTTCCACTATGACGAGGAGCGAGGCTTCAAGAGCTTCGCAGCATCGCTCGCCTTCGCTGAGCGCATCGAGGGGCTTGCCTCGCCGCTGGTGCGTGCCATGCTGGCGCCCGACCGCCTTGAAACCAACACACCCGAAATGATGCGCCGCACGGCGGATGCTGGCCGCGACCTTGACATTCCGATCCGCCAGCATAGCTGCCAGTCGGAACTCGAATTCAACCGTATCACGGGCGCTTATGACATGACGCCGCTGGAATGGATGGATTCCCTCGGTGTGCTGAACGAGCGGATGCTGCTGCCCCATGGCGAATACGTCGCGGGCACGCGCAATGTCGATCGGCCCGGCCGCGACCTCGACATCCTGAAGAATGCCGGCGCGACGCTGGTGCATTGCCCTGTTGTCTCCGGCCGCCACGGCGGCTTCATGGACAGTTTTTCGAAGTTCCGCGACATGGGCGTGCGCATCGGCCTCGGTACCGACACCTGGCCTTGTGATTTCATCCAGAACATGCAGGTCGGCGTCATGATCTCGCGCGTGATGGACGGTTCGATCGACAGCGTGCGGTCGGAGCACTACTTCGATGCCGCTACCCTCGGCGGTGCGGATGCCCTGAGGCGGCCCGATCTCGGCCGCCTGCAGGCTGGTGCAAAGGCCGATATCATCGTCATCGATATGGGCCACGACCGCATCGGCCATGTGATCGATCCGATCCAGACACTGATGATGAGCAGTTCCGGCCGCGACGTCACGGATGTCATCATCGACGGTCGCTTTGTCATGGTCGACGGCAAGATCCCGGGGTTCGACGCGAAGGCGGAGCAGGAGAGGGCGCAGCGCCAGTTCGACGGCGTCGTTGCTCGCTATCCGGAGCGGACCTATGGTCATCCGCCGGTCGAGGAGATCTTCTCCTCCAGCTACCCGCGCTATCGCCGCGGGGTGTAA
- a CDS encoding transporter substrate-binding domain-containing protein, whose product MLKSLGKTVIALGVVLGASAAQAEERTITIATEGAYAPWNFTEAGGKLAGYEIDMLEDLCPRMKVKCEIIVQDWDGLIPALNAGKFDAIVAGMLQTEEREKAITFSRNYGTGSAAFLVRKDSPLANMPVGKQVDMGKDKEAAKAAAAEMLPFMEGTVIGGQGSTTAAQIMTELFPGIELREYKSTEQHDLDLEAGRIDAVMASPVALDRALEKIGADQVVFAGTEFTGGPLGGGQSVGLRKADTELKSMFDEAINAAIADGTLSRLAIKWFKRDISPKK is encoded by the coding sequence ATGTTGAAGTCGCTTGGTAAAACAGTCATCGCCCTCGGGGTCGTCCTCGGAGCATCCGCGGCACAGGCCGAGGAGCGCACGATCACGATCGCGACGGAAGGCGCCTATGCGCCGTGGAACTTCACGGAGGCCGGTGGCAAGCTGGCGGGCTACGAAATTGACATGCTGGAGGACCTTTGCCCGCGCATGAAGGTCAAGTGCGAGATCATCGTGCAGGACTGGGACGGCCTGATCCCGGCACTGAACGCCGGCAAGTTCGACGCCATCGTCGCCGGCATGCTGCAGACCGAAGAACGCGAAAAGGCCATCACTTTCTCGCGCAACTACGGCACGGGCTCGGCCGCCTTCCTCGTGCGCAAGGATTCGCCGCTCGCCAACATGCCGGTCGGCAAGCAGGTTGACATGGGCAAGGACAAGGAGGCGGCCAAGGCCGCTGCCGCGGAAATGCTGCCCTTCATGGAAGGTACGGTAATCGGCGGACAGGGCTCGACGACGGCTGCACAAATCATGACTGAACTGTTTCCCGGTATCGAACTCCGCGAGTACAAGTCGACCGAGCAACATGACCTCGATCTCGAAGCCGGCCGCATCGATGCCGTTATGGCCTCGCCTGTCGCACTCGACCGTGCGCTGGAAAAGATCGGCGCCGACCAGGTGGTGTTTGCCGGCACCGAGTTCACCGGTGGTCCGCTCGGTGGCGGCCAGTCAGTCGGCCTGCGCAAGGCGGATACCGAGCTGAAGTCGATGTTCGACGAGGCGATCAATGCGGCGATCGCCGACGGCACGCTGTCGCGCCTTGCGATCAAGTGGTTCAAGCGGGACATTTCGCCGAAGAAATAA
- a CDS encoding amidohydrolase family protein → MREDFVLINVRPNGEAAKDIVIRDGCFAEIVAHGARSFEEMREVDGEGLLMLPGLVDAHTHLDKTLLGMPWYRNDVGLELIDLIENERRMKRELGIDPERQSAAQIERSVAHGTTHIRTHVDIDTEYGLAGLEGVLASRERYRDLVDIQIVAFPQSGMLIRPGTVELMDRAMRDGADVVGGLDPSGVDRDPKGHLDTVFALAERYGKPVDIHLHEPDSLGVFAIELIVERTKALGMANRVTVSHGFCLGMLADKPLARLGGMMAEAGVHLMTKGGAASPRPPVLDLTEMGVNICSGCDGVRDTWQPFGNADMLDRAAIVSQRNDFINDAHIELALRLCTYGGAKMMDIDGYGLSAGCEASFVLVRAETPADAVASRPVRRAVYRKGIPVARDGALVAAGGKR, encoded by the coding sequence ATGCGGGAAGACTTTGTTCTCATCAATGTGCGGCCGAATGGCGAGGCGGCGAAGGATATCGTCATCAGGGACGGGTGCTTCGCCGAGATTGTTGCGCATGGCGCCCGCTCATTCGAGGAAATGCGCGAGGTGGACGGCGAGGGGCTGCTGATGCTGCCCGGTCTCGTCGACGCCCATACCCATCTCGACAAGACCCTGCTTGGCATGCCCTGGTATCGCAACGATGTCGGCCTCGAACTGATCGACCTCATCGAGAACGAGCGCCGGATGAAGCGCGAACTCGGCATCGATCCCGAGCGTCAGTCCGCCGCCCAGATCGAGCGCTCCGTCGCCCACGGCACGACCCATATCCGCACCCATGTCGATATCGACACGGAATATGGCCTCGCCGGCCTCGAAGGCGTGCTGGCCTCGCGTGAGCGTTACCGCGATCTCGTCGATATCCAGATCGTCGCCTTTCCGCAGAGCGGCATGCTGATCCGCCCCGGCACGGTGGAACTGATGGATCGGGCGATGCGCGACGGCGCGGACGTGGTCGGCGGGCTCGACCCGTCCGGCGTCGACCGCGACCCGAAGGGCCATCTCGACACGGTCTTCGCCCTTGCAGAACGCTACGGCAAGCCCGTCGACATCCACCTGCACGAGCCGGATTCGCTTGGCGTCTTCGCGATCGAACTCATCGTGGAGCGCACGAAGGCGCTCGGTATGGCAAACCGGGTGACGGTCAGCCACGGCTTCTGCCTTGGCATGCTCGCCGACAAGCCGCTGGCAAGGCTCGGCGGCATGATGGCAGAAGCCGGCGTGCACCTGATGACCAAGGGCGGCGCGGCAAGCCCGCGCCCGCCGGTGCTCGATCTCACCGAGATGGGCGTCAACATCTGCTCGGGCTGCGATGGCGTGCGCGATACGTGGCAGCCCTTCGGCAATGCCGACATGCTTGACCGCGCGGCAATCGTCTCGCAGCGCAACGATTTCATCAACGACGCCCACATTGAACTTGCGCTGCGGCTCTGCACCTACGGCGGCGCGAAGATGATGGACATCGACGGCTATGGTCTTTCGGCCGGCTGCGAGGCGAGCTTCGTGCTCGTGCGCGCCGAGACGCCGGCCGATGCCGTGGCATCCCGCCCGGTTCGCCGGGCGGTCTACCGGAAAGGCATTCCGGTTGCCCGGGACGGCGCGCTTGTCGCCGCCGGAGGCAAACGGTGA
- a CDS encoding FAD-dependent oxidoreductase has product MTPIDRPDKDVLVLGAGIIGVSVALHLQRCGKSVLLVDRRAPGEETSYGNAGLIERASVIPYGFPREIPTLLKYATNRSADVRFRWTFLPKLLPWIARFWFASSRDRLRRAAMDMLPLIERSVVEHTDLMAEAGVLHRARRTGWMEAYRTENAFAAAKSAARALDEFGIRYDFLGPKELQAREPHLAGHFVGAVHWLDPVTVADPGGLVKDYADLFVRKGGEILQADASTLAEGEGGWSIRTNGCQLRAREAVVALGPWSDTVYRRFGYRVPLAVKRGYHVHIEPAGDAVLNHPVVDVERGYLLAPMARGIRLTTGIEFADRDEAPTPVQVDQTEPHARAIFPLGRRVEQAPWMGARPCLPDMRPIIGPAPRHKGLWFAFGHNHHGLTLGPATGRLLAEMMTGEKPFADPAPYSMSRFG; this is encoded by the coding sequence ATGACCCCGATAGATCGCCCAGATAAAGATGTGCTCGTTCTGGGTGCTGGCATCATTGGTGTGTCCGTGGCGCTTCATCTGCAAAGGTGCGGAAAGTCCGTGCTGCTTGTCGACCGCCGGGCGCCCGGCGAGGAGACGAGCTATGGCAATGCCGGCCTCATAGAGCGGGCAAGCGTGATCCCTTACGGCTTCCCGCGCGAGATCCCGACGTTGCTGAAATATGCGACGAACCGTTCTGCCGATGTGCGCTTCCGCTGGACCTTCCTGCCAAAGCTGTTGCCCTGGATCGCTCGATTCTGGTTCGCCTCTTCTCGCGATCGCCTGCGCCGGGCGGCCATGGACATGCTGCCGCTGATCGAGCGCTCCGTCGTCGAGCACACGGACCTGATGGCGGAGGCGGGCGTCCTGCACCGCGCCCGCCGCACGGGCTGGATGGAGGCTTACCGCACGGAAAATGCCTTCGCCGCCGCCAAGAGCGCCGCCCGCGCGCTCGATGAATTTGGAATTCGCTATGATTTTCTCGGACCGAAGGAACTGCAGGCCCGCGAGCCGCACCTTGCCGGACATTTCGTCGGCGCCGTGCATTGGCTCGATCCTGTTACGGTTGCTGATCCCGGCGGGCTGGTGAAGGACTATGCCGACCTCTTCGTGCGTAAGGGCGGCGAGATACTTCAGGCCGATGCGAGCACCCTGGCCGAGGGTGAAGGCGGCTGGAGCATCCGCACGAACGGTTGTCAGCTGCGTGCTCGCGAGGCCGTGGTGGCGCTCGGCCCCTGGTCGGATACAGTCTATCGCCGGTTCGGCTATCGCGTCCCGCTCGCCGTCAAGCGTGGCTATCACGTGCATATCGAGCCGGCGGGCGATGCCGTGCTCAACCATCCCGTCGTCGATGTCGAGCGCGGGTATCTGCTGGCGCCTATGGCGCGGGGCATCCGGCTGACTACCGGTATCGAATTCGCCGATCGGGACGAGGCGCCGACGCCCGTCCAGGTCGACCAGACCGAGCCGCATGCCCGGGCGATATTTCCGCTCGGCCGGCGCGTCGAACAGGCGCCGTGGATGGGCGCGCGACCCTGTTTGCCCGACATGCGCCCGATCATCGGCCCGGCACCGCGTCACAAGGGTCTGTGGTTCGCCTTCGGCCACAACCACCACGGCCTGACGCTCGGCCCGGCCACCGGGCGGCTCCTGGCGGAAATGATGACGGGCGAAAAACCCTTCGCCGACCCGGCACCCTACTCGATGAGCCGGTTCGGCTGA